Proteins from a single region of Mustela erminea isolate mMusErm1 chromosome X, mMusErm1.Pri, whole genome shotgun sequence:
- the LOC116582825 gene encoding putative G antigen family E member 3 — MSELVKPRSKSKQRRNDQKCSQGIETVVAQQLSDDQLKQKEAPPAKQGITPDQGKEAEGGPVAQEPDGEVDLWELAEPKTWDEGQSQV, encoded by the exons ATGAGTGAGCTTGTAAAACCAAGATCCAAAtctaaacaaagaagaaatgatcaaAAGTGTTCCCAGGGAATTGAAACTGTGGTT GCCCAGCAGCTCAGTGATGATCAACTGAAACAGAAGGAGGCACCACCTGCGAAACAGGGTATTACACCTGATCAAGGGAAGGAAGCTGAAGGAGGACCTGTGGCTCAAg agcctgATGGGGAAGTTGATCTCTGGGAGCTGGCTGAGCCAAAGACTTGGG ATGAAGGGCAATCACAGGTTTAA